Proteins found in one Borreliella valaisiana VS116 genomic segment:
- the murI gene encoding glutamate racemase encodes MKNFKEVIIVFDSGIGGLSYFKYIKSKIEGYQYVYVADNKNFPYGEKSSDYLLQSVLFLIEKLKKIYNIIALVLACNTISVSVYNKLNFVFPVIYTLPEVSSVSELALKKVLLIATNTTLESKFVKDQVNIHDDLIVKAAGELVNFVEYGEKFRKDALRCLEALKFEVVHTGREIVFLGCTHYLHLKAMIEDFLKIPVYENRELVVQSLIRSINFFECKGNYHKNDVNFVDEFYLTKNENLTFYQNFCKKYNLHFKGMII; translated from the coding sequence ATGAAAAATTTCAAAGAAGTAATAATTGTTTTTGATTCGGGAATAGGGGGACTTTCTTATTTTAAATATATTAAAAGTAAAATAGAGGGTTACCAATATGTTTATGTTGCCGATAATAAAAATTTTCCTTATGGAGAAAAGAGCTCAGACTATCTTTTACAATCAGTTTTGTTTTTAATTGAGAAACTTAAAAAAATCTATAATATTATCGCATTAGTTTTGGCTTGCAATACAATTTCTGTTAGTGTATACAATAAGTTAAATTTTGTTTTTCCGGTGATCTATACTTTGCCAGAGGTAAGTTCAGTTTCAGAGCTTGCTTTAAAAAAAGTTCTTTTGATAGCAACAAATACTACCCTTGAAAGCAAATTTGTTAAGGATCAAGTAAATATACATGATGACTTGATTGTAAAAGCTGCTGGCGAGCTTGTTAATTTTGTTGAATATGGGGAAAAGTTCAGAAAAGACGCTCTTAGATGTTTGGAAGCTTTAAAATTTGAAGTTGTACACACCGGTAGAGAAATTGTTTTTCTTGGGTGTACCCATTATTTGCATCTTAAGGCAATGATAGAAGATTTTTTAAAAATTCCTGTTTATGAAAATCGTGAATTAGTGGTGCAAAGCCTTATTAGATCAATAAATTTTTTTGAATGTAAAGGTAACTATCATAAAAATGATGTTAATTTTGTAGATGAGTTTTACTTAACTAAAAATGAAAATTTGACTTTTTATCAAAATTTTTGCAAAAAATATAATCTCCACTTTAAAGGAATGATAATTTGA
- a CDS encoding peptidylprolyl isomerase: protein MKSFLFLIILGTVGINSFAQNTPVAIINLYKNEIITKTGFDSKVDIFKKTQGRDLTVAEKKQVLQVLIADVLFSQEASKQGIKISDDEVMQTIRTQFGLVNLTDEQIKQMIEKQGTNWGELLSSMKRSLSSQKLVLKQAQPKFSEVKTPSEKEIIEYYEANKTKFVNPDIARVSHVFFSTKDKKRSDVLDQAKNILSQIRSKKITFEEAVRKYSNDESSKAKNGDLGFLSRGDQNAQNLLGADFMKEVFNFNKGDISSPIASKEGFHIIKVTEKYAQRFLGLNDKVSPTTDLIVKDAIRNNMINVQQQQIVVQVQQDVYGKLNKSANIQILDSSLK, encoded by the coding sequence ATGAAGAGTTTTTTATTTTTGATAATATTAGGAACTGTAGGGATTAACTCTTTTGCCCAAAATACTCCCGTTGCTATTATTAATTTATATAAAAATGAAATTATTACTAAAACCGGTTTTGACTCTAAGGTTGATATATTTAAAAAGACCCAAGGACGAGATTTGACTGTTGCTGAGAAAAAGCAAGTTTTGCAAGTTTTAATAGCAGATGTTCTTTTTAGTCAAGAGGCTTCAAAACAAGGAATTAAAATTTCAGATGATGAGGTTATGCAAACAATTAGAACTCAATTTGGACTTGTAAATCTTACTGATGAGCAAATAAAGCAGATGATAGAAAAACAAGGTACAAATTGGGGAGAGCTTTTGTCTTCAATGAAAAGATCTCTGTCTTCTCAAAAACTTGTTTTAAAGCAAGCTCAGCCTAAGTTTTCTGAAGTCAAAACTCCTAGCGAGAAAGAAATTATTGAGTATTATGAGGCCAATAAAACTAAATTTGTAAATCCCGATATTGCAAGAGTTAGTCATGTATTTTTTTCTACTAAAGATAAAAAAAGATCAGATGTTTTAGATCAAGCAAAAAATATTTTAAGCCAAATAAGATCAAAAAAAATTACTTTTGAAGAAGCTGTAAGAAAATATTCAAATGATGAGTCTTCTAAAGCCAAAAATGGAGATCTTGGTTTTTTGTCAAGGGGCGATCAAAATGCTCAAAATCTTCTTGGGGCTGATTTTATGAAAGAGGTTTTTAATTTTAATAAGGGCGATATATCTTCGCCTATTGCTTCAAAGGAAGGATTTCATATTATTAAAGTTACGGAAAAATATGCTCAGAGATTTTTAGGCTTGAATGATAAAGTATCGCCTACTACAGATTTGATTGTTAAAGATGCAATAAGAAATAACATGATTAATGTTCAACAACAGCAAATTGTTGTTCAAGTGCAGCAAGATGTGTATGGTAAGCTTAATAAGTCTGCAAATATACAAATTTTGGATTCTAGTCTAAAATAA
- a CDS encoding acetyl-CoA C-acyltransferase — MKKVAIIDGLRTPNAKFGGSFRGLNIIDESSKVVKALLGRNKLCKVDEVIIGNVISAGLGQNVARQIALKSGLGDSVPAFSVNKVCGSGLKALELAFNSIVLGDNDIVLAGGVEDLTNSPYLLPRKIRFDGLKFGNFGLEDSIQKDALIDSLNFISMGLTAENLSEKYKITREMQDAFAYNSHLKALKARELGYFEDEIYPLTVFDKKTNSSRVVSSDEEIRDNLTLNKLASLNPVFKESGTITAGNSSSLNDGACFLILANEDKVKSLEVKPLAYIGGFKSVGLDPLYMGFGAYVAIEGIISKLNLNPREIDLIEVNEAFAAQALSVEKTLFKKYNITSDIINVNGGAIALGHPFAVSGSRILLTLSRSMKMKNKTKGIASVCIGGGQGISSFLYR; from the coding sequence ATGAAAAAGGTAGCTATTATTGATGGACTTAGAACACCTAATGCCAAATTTGGAGGTTCTTTTAGGGGTTTAAATATTATTGATGAATCTTCAAAAGTTGTTAAAGCTTTACTTGGAAGAAATAAGTTATGCAAAGTGGATGAGGTTATTATTGGAAATGTAATATCTGCGGGACTTGGTCAAAATGTTGCAAGGCAAATTGCTTTAAAGTCTGGTTTGGGCGACAGTGTGCCTGCATTTAGTGTTAACAAAGTTTGTGGTTCTGGTCTTAAAGCTTTGGAGCTTGCATTTAATTCTATTGTTCTTGGAGACAATGATATTGTTTTAGCTGGAGGAGTGGAAGATTTGACCAATTCTCCTTATTTATTACCCAGAAAGATTAGATTTGATGGTCTTAAATTTGGTAATTTTGGACTTGAAGATTCAATCCAAAAAGATGCCTTAATAGATTCTTTAAATTTTATTTCCATGGGACTTACAGCTGAAAATCTTTCAGAAAAATATAAAATAACAAGAGAGATGCAAGATGCATTTGCATATAATTCTCATTTAAAGGCATTAAAGGCAAGAGAACTTGGATATTTTGAAGATGAAATTTATCCTTTGACTGTTTTTGATAAAAAGACTAATTCTAGTAGAGTTGTCTCAAGTGATGAAGAAATAAGAGATAATTTAACTCTAAATAAGCTAGCATCTCTTAATCCTGTTTTTAAAGAATCCGGCACAATAACCGCTGGAAATTCTTCTAGTTTGAATGATGGGGCTTGTTTTTTGATTTTAGCAAATGAGGATAAAGTAAAAAGCTTAGAGGTAAAGCCATTAGCTTATATTGGAGGATTTAAAAGTGTGGGGCTTGATCCGCTTTATATGGGTTTTGGAGCTTATGTTGCTATTGAAGGTATTATTAGTAAATTAAATTTAAATCCTAGAGAAATAGATTTGATTGAGGTGAATGAGGCATTTGCAGCTCAAGCATTAAGTGTTGAAAAGACTTTGTTTAAAAAATACAATATAACTAGCGATATTATTAATGTAAATGGCGGAGCTATTGCTTTGGGGCATCCATTTGCAGTTAGTGGTTCAAGAATTTTATTAACACTTTCTCGTTCTATGAAAATGAAAAATAAAACAAAAGGAATAGCATCTGTTTGTATTGGTGGCGGGCAAGGAATTTCTAGTTTTTTGTATAGATGA
- the htrA gene encoding DegQ family serine endoprotease HtrA, whose amino-acid sequence MEKKFFSGFILSFLALGIGFFIGMHYLDSNRSNIVFAEEKDNTVQALQDSFREVSKKILPSSVEVHATGVIKQSFPIPFFFFDMPEFDSERKSNWAGSGVIIGRDSQKKSLFYVVTNSHVVDKATELEVVSYDKKKHKAKLIGKDEKKDIALISFESDDATIKVADLGDSDKLEIGDWVMAVGSPFQFSFTVTAGIVSGLQRSANPNLQSRNLFIQTDAAINRGNSGGPLVNIKGEVIGINAWIASNSGGNIGLGFAIPVNNIKSTVDFFLKGKKIESAWLGISFYPLKTRDSEVLKSLGVEGSDVSAAIIASLYPGSPAIKSGLRAGDIIVKVNGVSMSVFQDVTSYISDFYAGEKVNVEVLRGGNVKKNIEITLAVRPKDKELSSSKMLPGFVVYPLVEDIKAQLNLRNWIKGVVVDYIDKNLASSIKMKSGDVIISVNSKSVSNLREFYDALEIGKNTYKILRGNDSFKISF is encoded by the coding sequence GTGGAAAAAAAGTTTTTTTCTGGATTTATTCTCAGTTTTTTGGCTTTGGGTATTGGGTTTTTTATTGGAATGCATTATTTAGATTCTAATAGAAGTAACATTGTTTTTGCAGAGGAAAAAGACAATACAGTACAAGCTTTGCAAGATTCTTTTAGAGAAGTTTCCAAGAAAATTTTACCATCGTCTGTAGAAGTTCATGCAACAGGGGTAATTAAGCAGAGTTTCCCTATTCCATTTTTCTTTTTTGATATGCCAGAATTTGATTCTGAGAGAAAAAGCAATTGGGCAGGGTCTGGAGTAATAATTGGTAGAGATTCCCAAAAAAAATCATTATTTTATGTGGTTACAAATAGTCATGTAGTAGATAAGGCAACCGAACTTGAAGTTGTATCTTATGATAAGAAAAAGCACAAGGCTAAGTTAATTGGCAAAGATGAAAAAAAAGATATTGCTCTTATTAGCTTTGAAAGTGATGATGCAACTATTAAAGTAGCTGATCTTGGAGATAGTGATAAGCTTGAAATAGGCGATTGGGTTATGGCAGTAGGTAGTCCTTTCCAATTTAGTTTTACAGTTACAGCGGGTATTGTAAGTGGATTGCAACGTTCTGCAAATCCTAATTTACAATCAAGAAATTTATTTATTCAAACTGATGCTGCAATCAACAGAGGTAATTCAGGCGGTCCTCTTGTAAATATAAAAGGCGAAGTTATTGGAATTAACGCTTGGATAGCTTCAAATTCTGGTGGAAATATTGGGTTAGGTTTTGCAATTCCTGTTAACAATATTAAAAGTACTGTAGATTTTTTCCTTAAAGGTAAAAAAATTGAATCAGCATGGCTTGGAATTTCTTTTTATCCGTTAAAGACAAGAGATTCTGAAGTGCTAAAAAGCTTAGGAGTTGAAGGTAGTGATGTTTCAGCGGCAATTATTGCCTCTCTTTATCCAGGTTCACCTGCTATTAAGTCAGGGCTTAGAGCGGGCGACATTATTGTGAAGGTTAATGGGGTTTCCATGAGTGTGTTTCAAGACGTCACATCATATATTAGTGATTTTTATGCTGGTGAGAAAGTAAATGTAGAAGTTTTAAGGGGGGGTAATGTCAAAAAAAATATTGAGATTACTCTTGCTGTTAGACCTAAGGATAAAGAACTTTCTTCTTCAAAAATGCTTCCAGGCTTTGTTGTGTATCCATTAGTTGAGGATATTAAAGCTCAGCTTAATTTAAGAAATTGGATTAAAGGTGTTGTTGTTGATTATATTGATAAAAATTTAGCATCAAGTATTAAGATGAAATCAGGAGATGTAATTATTTCTGTAAATTCAAAAAGTGTTTCTAATTTAAGAGAATTTTATGATGCTCTTGAGATTGGAAAAAATACTTATAAAATTTTAAGAGGAAACGATTCTTTTAAAATTTCGTTTTAG
- the asnS gene encoding asparagine--tRNA ligase, protein MFASIKDILENPILNSNVTINGWIRTTRSNGKIGFIEINDGSTLKGIQAVINEEENQFSEKDLKKLTTGASISLTGLLVESPAKGQNYEIKTYSFNVIGDTDPKTYPLQKKRHTFEFLREIPHLRIRTNTFGAIARVRNKISYKIHEYFQKNGFFYINTPIITSNDGEGAGEMFRVSTLKFNKPNNSLSNIDFKDDFFGKEAFLSVTGQLHGEAYAMALSKIYTFGPTFRAENSNTTRHASEFWMIEPEMAFYKLNDNIILAENLLKYLLSSILNECSQDMDFLENYIEKGLIKKLENVINSNFEVITYTKAIEILEKSKKNFEIKPYWGIDLQTDHERYLTEETFKKPVVIIDYPKNFKAFYMKINKDNKTVKGMDILVPRIGEIIGGSEREDNLQKLENRIKELNLNIEHLNWYLDLRRFGSTPHSGFGLGLERLVQYSTGISNIRDSIPFPRTPKNLYF, encoded by the coding sequence ATGTTTGCAAGCATTAAAGATATTTTAGAAAATCCAATTTTAAACAGTAATGTTACAATAAACGGTTGGATCAGAACTACAAGAAGTAATGGTAAGATTGGATTTATAGAAATTAATGATGGCTCAACACTTAAGGGCATTCAAGCTGTAATAAACGAAGAAGAAAATCAATTTAGTGAAAAAGACCTAAAAAAACTAACAACAGGGGCAAGTATATCGTTAACGGGCCTATTAGTAGAAAGTCCTGCAAAAGGACAAAATTATGAAATAAAAACATATAGTTTTAATGTAATCGGAGATACAGATCCAAAAACTTATCCATTACAAAAAAAAAGACATACTTTTGAATTTTTAAGAGAAATACCTCATTTAAGAATACGAACCAATACATTTGGAGCTATTGCTAGGGTAAGAAATAAAATTTCATACAAAATTCATGAATATTTTCAAAAAAATGGGTTTTTTTATATTAACACACCAATAATTACATCAAATGATGGGGAAGGTGCGGGGGAAATGTTTAGAGTTTCCACACTAAAATTTAATAAACCAAACAATTCACTTAGCAATATTGATTTTAAAGACGATTTTTTTGGAAAAGAGGCTTTCCTCTCAGTCACCGGTCAATTGCACGGAGAAGCATACGCAATGGCTTTATCTAAAATATATACATTTGGCCCAACATTTAGAGCAGAAAATTCCAACACCACACGTCACGCTTCAGAATTTTGGATGATAGAACCAGAAATGGCTTTTTACAAACTTAACGACAATATTATCCTAGCAGAAAATCTTTTAAAATATCTTTTAAGTTCAATTTTAAACGAATGCTCGCAAGATATGGATTTTTTAGAAAATTACATTGAAAAAGGTTTAATTAAAAAACTAGAAAACGTAATAAATTCAAATTTTGAGGTTATTACCTATACTAAAGCAATTGAAATTCTTGAAAAATCAAAAAAAAATTTTGAAATAAAACCTTACTGGGGAATAGATTTGCAAACAGATCACGAGAGATACTTAACAGAAGAGACTTTTAAAAAACCAGTAGTGATTATTGATTATCCAAAAAATTTCAAAGCATTTTACATGAAAATAAACAAAGACAATAAAACCGTTAAAGGAATGGACATACTTGTTCCAAGAATTGGAGAGATTATAGGAGGAAGCGAAAGAGAAGATAACTTACAAAAATTAGAAAATAGAATAAAAGAATTAAATCTAAACATTGAGCATCTAAACTGGTATCTTGATCTAAGAAGATTTGGCTCCACTCCTCATTCTGGTTTTGGACTTGGACTTGAAAGATTGGTACAATACTCAACAGGAATATCTAATATAAGAGATTCAATACCATTCCCAAGGACTCCTAAAAACCTTTATTTTTAA
- the rsgA gene encoding ribosome small subunit-dependent GTPase A: protein MNYLEFEVIWGVNNIYSVLELSSKLIYEGIFKGKVLETGCKEYSPLVPGDIVLGYIYGSRKVYIDKRLNRKNILWRYNKKADLRQTIVSNIDNVLIINSANFPEMKNFFIDRVIVVAEEQDIVPVIVINKIDKGISQRVEEFSEIYKNLGYKVLKTSVKTFEGIKEIKEVLRNSRTSFIGQSGVGKSSLINLIDSRASQSVNEISNRYSRGKHTTVYSISFHSESGIIVDTPGIKEFGVETLPFENLKYYFKEFENFASFCKYKSCLHVCEPGCFVMSSLGNGISKLRYESYLKILSELKNYKNYAR from the coding sequence TTGAATTATCTTGAATTTGAAGTTATTTGGGGAGTTAATAATATATATTCTGTTTTAGAACTTAGTAGTAAATTAATTTATGAAGGAATTTTTAAAGGTAAGGTATTAGAAACAGGTTGTAAAGAGTACAGTCCTTTAGTTCCAGGAGATATAGTCTTGGGGTATATTTATGGTTCTCGCAAGGTATATATTGATAAGCGGTTAAACAGGAAAAATATTCTTTGGCGTTATAACAAAAAAGCAGATCTTAGACAAACAATTGTTTCTAATATTGATAATGTTTTGATTATAAATTCTGCCAACTTTCCTGAGATGAAAAATTTTTTTATTGACAGAGTTATTGTTGTTGCAGAAGAGCAAGACATTGTTCCCGTTATTGTTATTAATAAAATTGATAAAGGAATAAGCCAAAGGGTTGAAGAATTTTCTGAAATTTATAAAAATCTAGGATACAAGGTTTTAAAAACTTCCGTTAAAACTTTTGAGGGCATTAAGGAAATAAAAGAGGTTTTAAGAAATTCAAGAACTTCTTTTATTGGCCAATCTGGTGTTGGTAAATCTTCTTTAATAAATTTGATTGATTCAAGAGCTTCGCAATCAGTAAATGAAATTTCAAATAGGTATTCTAGAGGAAAACATACTACTGTTTATTCAATATCATTTCATTCTGAGAGCGGAATAATAGTTGATACTCCCGGAATAAAAGAGTTTGGAGTTGAAACATTGCCTTTTGAGAATCTTAAGTATTATTTTAAAGAGTTTGAAAATTTTGCTAGTTTTTGTAAATATAAATCTTGCTTACATGTTTGCGAACCCGGTTGTTTTGTTATGAGTTCTTTAGGTAATGGTATTTCTAAGCTTAGATACGAAAGCTATTTAAAGATTTTATCAGAGCTTAAAAATTATAAAAATTATGCAAGATAA
- a CDS encoding phosphoribosyltransferase, protein MKKYVSYEEIRINGFKLAYKIYKDGFIPDIMYVSLRGGAYLGNIISEFFKFVKVDKPLLYAAVVARSYDIFNEQKKIMIDGWTYDPKYLRAGDKVLFVDDIFDTGRTIVYLRGEVLKKGIDNKNVKIAVYDYKDHGFVDYIPDYYVNKYSSQEELNTWIHYGNHELTGLNESEYKNSFKYIDDELNEVLKFLAKNKS, encoded by the coding sequence ATGAAAAAATATGTTTCTTATGAGGAGATAAGAATTAATGGGTTTAAGCTTGCTTATAAAATTTATAAAGATGGTTTTATTCCAGATATTATGTATGTCTCTTTGAGGGGAGGGGCCTATCTTGGTAATATTATTAGCGAATTTTTTAAATTTGTAAAAGTAGATAAACCTCTTTTATATGCGGCTGTTGTTGCTAGATCTTATGATATTTTTAATGAGCAAAAAAAAATAATGATAGATGGTTGGACTTATGATCCAAAATATTTAAGGGCAGGCGATAAAGTTTTATTTGTTGATGATATTTTTGATACAGGTCGTACTATTGTTTATTTAAGAGGTGAAGTTTTAAAAAAGGGTATAGATAATAAAAATGTTAAAATAGCAGTTTATGATTATAAGGATCATGGATTTGTAGATTATATTCCCGATTATTATGTTAATAAATATTCTAGCCAAGAAGAATTAAATACGTGGATTCATTATGGAAATCATGAGTTGACAGGATTGAATGAAAGTGAATATAAGAATAGTTTTAAATATATAGATGATGAGCTTAATGAGGTTTTAAAGTTTTTGGCAAAAAATAAATCTTAA
- the nusB gene encoding transcription antitermination factor NusB — protein sequence MHEVRVLAFQKIYSIDINQSAMDDIFDIFNIEDKGLDIENESIKSFYSSLVNGTFNNLEHIDNLIRDISLNWSLDRMDKVDLAILRMGVYSLKFQNFENSKRAVIDEAILIAKKYGSKNSYKFINGILDALLKNMENCIEKK from the coding sequence ATGCATGAAGTTAGAGTTTTGGCTTTTCAAAAGATTTATAGTATCGATATTAATCAAAGCGCAATGGACGACATTTTTGATATTTTTAATATTGAGGATAAAGGGTTAGATATAGAAAATGAATCTATTAAGTCGTTTTATTCTTCTTTAGTAAATGGTACCTTTAATAATTTAGAACATATTGATAACTTGATTAGAGATATTTCTTTGAATTGGTCCTTAGATCGAATGGATAAGGTTGATCTTGCAATACTTAGAATGGGCGTCTATTCTTTGAAGTTCCAAAATTTTGAAAATTCAAAGCGTGCTGTAATTGATGAGGCAATTTTGATTGCCAAAAAATATGGCAGTAAAAACTCTTACAAATTTATAAATGGCATACTTGATGCTTTATTGAAAAATATGGAGAATTGTATTGAAAAAAAATAA
- the map gene encoding type I methionyl aminopeptidase has product MTKLRLKSKDEIKKIKASASLLALTLLEVERNIVPGISTKELDLIAYDFIIKNRAKPAFKGYHGFKGTICASVNEEVIHGIPGKRKLADGDIVSIDCGVILDGFYSDMAKTFKVGNVDSSIDKLLEVTNTALYKGIAEMKVGNRILNISKAIEEYIKPFGFGIVREYTGHGVGFQLHEEPSVPNYYAPFFKNIRIQEGMVLAIEPMVNLKGHKVSIKSDGWTVFASDLSYSAHFEHTVAVVDGLPLILSEV; this is encoded by the coding sequence TTGACTAAACTGAGATTGAAATCTAAAGATGAGATTAAAAAAATAAAAGCTTCAGCTAGCTTGTTAGCGCTTACTTTGTTAGAAGTCGAAAGAAATATTGTTCCTGGTATTAGCACCAAGGAACTTGATTTGATAGCCTATGATTTTATTATTAAAAATAGAGCTAAGCCCGCTTTTAAAGGATATCATGGGTTTAAGGGTACTATTTGTGCATCTGTTAATGAAGAGGTTATTCACGGTATTCCCGGAAAAAGAAAGCTAGCTGATGGAGATATTGTTAGTATTGATTGTGGAGTTATTCTTGATGGGTTTTATAGCGATATGGCAAAGACTTTTAAAGTGGGAAATGTGGATTCTAGTATCGACAAACTTTTAGAAGTTACAAATACTGCACTTTACAAAGGCATTGCTGAGATGAAAGTGGGAAATAGAATTTTAAATATATCAAAAGCAATAGAAGAATATATAAAACCATTTGGTTTTGGAATAGTTAGAGAATATACGGGGCATGGTGTTGGATTTCAACTTCACGAAGAACCAAGTGTGCCAAATTATTATGCCCCTTTTTTTAAAAATATTAGAATTCAAGAGGGTATGGTTTTGGCTATTGAGCCTATGGTAAACTTAAAAGGGCATAAGGTTTCAATAAAAAGTGATGGTTGGACTGTTTTTGCATCTGATCTTAGTTATTCTGCACATTTTGAACACACTGTTGCTGTTGTTGATGGATTGCCTTTAATTTTAAGTGAGGTTTAA
- a CDS encoding tetratricopeptide repeat protein: protein MKKNKTLVFILLFLLTGFLGGFYFYFNPNILYFFKGEKDFSKLIIEIDFYIDRKKFAGAKKAIQFSSYYANTEFKWLALIKRAKVWALNTGDFRLMGDIVDLSVKALPGNLKLRALEVYSKLKIGSLKDAYKIANNYLLDSEEYRGLYNEVFIKNLSADNQILDFNKFIDKIYREKDASVFEEIGLNLKNNAFLVNAMLLYIEKKNMEAAKRILSKIKEDKNFFKELAYISYNLNDLDFTISNLKFIENGNDPTLLFLLADAYFKKGDVKNAKNEYLKLYTKFPDYNVLVYLNLALIANNENDSKRAISYLNKANEVFKDNKIISYYLANIYFRIKNYSKANEIIANYKEDPLFFKIYFALNYANSEYEAKKSYLWRIFYKTEYNSNIAQFLAWNLLLYSDLKDLDLFFRIYSFSENKQDWYDFYKFYYYFLKRDFISAKRVILDNKAQKYMFGSYYNLGVLSFSEKNYKEAERYFNEVISLLPSSFYDKDASTRYELELVSRIYLKQGINYLYLGKMEKGKEAILASYSFYETDEGRLYKNMIDTLRERKLNFD from the coding sequence TTGAAAAAAAATAAAACTTTAGTGTTCATTTTATTATTCTTATTAACGGGTTTTTTAGGTGGTTTTTATTTCTATTTCAATCCCAATATTTTATATTTTTTTAAGGGTGAAAAAGATTTTAGCAAGCTTATTATAGAAATTGATTTTTATATTGATAGAAAAAAATTTGCTGGTGCTAAAAAAGCAATACAATTTTCATCATATTATGCTAATACTGAATTTAAATGGCTAGCTCTTATTAAAAGGGCTAAGGTTTGGGCTTTAAATACGGGCGACTTTCGTCTTATGGGGGATATAGTAGATCTTAGTGTTAAAGCTTTGCCGGGTAATTTGAAGCTGAGAGCTTTAGAAGTTTATTCTAAACTTAAAATTGGGTCTTTAAAAGACGCTTACAAAATTGCAAATAACTATCTTTTAGATAGTGAAGAATATCGGGGTCTTTATAATGAAGTTTTTATTAAAAATTTAAGTGCAGATAATCAGATTTTAGATTTTAATAAATTTATTGATAAAATCTATAGAGAAAAGGATGCTAGTGTTTTTGAAGAGATCGGTTTAAACCTTAAAAATAATGCATTTTTAGTAAATGCAATGCTTTTGTATATAGAGAAAAAAAACATGGAGGCTGCCAAGCGCATACTTTCTAAAATTAAAGAAGACAAAAACTTTTTCAAAGAGCTTGCATATATTTCTTACAATCTTAATGATTTAGATTTTACAATTTCCAATCTTAAGTTCATTGAAAATGGAAATGACCCCACTTTACTTTTTTTGCTTGCTGATGCTTATTTTAAAAAAGGAGATGTTAAGAATGCTAAAAATGAATATTTAAAGCTTTATACAAAATTTCCTGATTATAATGTTCTTGTTTATTTAAATCTTGCACTTATAGCTAATAATGAAAATGATTCTAAAAGAGCAATTTCTTATTTAAATAAGGCTAATGAGGTATTTAAAGACAATAAGATAATAAGTTATTATTTAGCAAACATCTACTTTAGAATTAAAAATTATTCTAAAGCTAATGAAATTATAGCTAATTACAAAGAAGATCCTTTATTTTTTAAAATTTATTTTGCATTAAATTATGCAAATTCTGAGTATGAGGCAAAAAAATCTTATTTGTGGCGAATATTTTACAAAACAGAGTACAATTCTAATATTGCTCAATTTTTGGCTTGGAATTTGTTGCTTTATTCAGATTTAAAGGACTTGGATTTATTTTTTAGAATTTATAGTTTTTCTGAGAATAAGCAAGATTGGTATGATTTTTATAAATTTTATTATTATTTTCTTAAAAGAGATTTTATTAGTGCAAAAAGGGTAATTCTTGATAATAAAGCTCAAAAATATATGTTTGGAAGTTATTATAATCTTGGAGTTTTGAGCTTTTCTGAAAAAAATTATAAAGAAGCAGAAAGATATTTTAATGAAGTCATATCTTTATTACCTAGCAGTTTTTATGATAAAGATGCTAGTACTCGTTATGAGCTTGAACTTGTATCAAGAATTTACTTAAAGCAAGGTATTAATTATCTTTATTTGGGTAAAATGGAAAAAGGCAAAGAAGCTATTTTAGCTTCTTATTCTTTTTACGAAACTGATGAAGGAAGGCTTTATAAAAATATGATAGATACACTTAGAGAAAGGAAGTTAAATTTTGACTAA